In the Carboxydothermus hydrogenoformans Z-2901 genome, one interval contains:
- the dnaK gene encoding molecular chaperone DnaK, with translation MGRIVGIDLGTTNSCIAVMEGGEVIVIPNAEGGRTTPSVVAFGKNGERIVGQVAKRQAITNPERTVISIKRHMGTNYRVKIDDKEYTPQEISAMILQKLKQDAEAYLGEKIEKAVITVPAYFTDAQRQATKDAGRIAGLEVLRIINEPTAAALAYGLDKEGEQTILVYDLGGGTFDVSILEIGDGVFEVKATAGNNRLGGDDFDQRIIDWLVENFKKEHGIDLRNDKMAMQRLKEAAEKAKIELSGVLETQINLPFIAANQNGPLHIDVTLTRAKFNELTADLVEATMGPTRQALADAGLKPEDIDKILLVGGSTRIPAVQEAIRKFFNKEPHKGINPDECVAIGAAIQAAVLAGEVKDVVLLDVTPLSLGIETLGGVFTKLIERNTTIPTSKSQIFTTAADNQTSVEIHVLQGERPMAADNVSLGRFTLTGIPPAPRGVPQIEVRFDIDVNGIVHVSAKDLGTGREQSITITNTSNLSEAEIKRMVEEAERYAEEDRKRKEEVETRNQADSLIYQAEKTLKDFKDKANPDLVARVEKAIAELREAMNSKDVQLMRAKMEELTKPLYELTSSIYQQSANQNQTQTGTNTQGNVYDADYKVNDDK, from the coding sequence ATGGGTAGAATTGTTGGTATTGACCTTGGAACTACAAACTCCTGTATTGCGGTAATGGAAGGTGGAGAAGTAATCGTTATTCCCAATGCTGAAGGTGGTCGCACCACTCCTTCGGTGGTGGCTTTTGGCAAAAACGGGGAGCGGATTGTTGGTCAGGTAGCTAAACGCCAGGCTATTACCAATCCGGAACGCACGGTAATTTCCATTAAGCGGCATATGGGGACCAATTACCGGGTAAAAATTGACGATAAAGAATATACTCCCCAGGAAATTTCCGCAATGATTTTGCAAAAGTTAAAGCAGGATGCGGAGGCTTACCTGGGCGAGAAAATCGAGAAAGCCGTAATAACCGTACCGGCTTACTTTACCGATGCTCAGCGGCAAGCTACTAAAGATGCCGGAAGAATTGCCGGCCTTGAGGTGCTAAGAATCATTAACGAGCCTACGGCAGCCGCTTTGGCTTACGGCCTTGATAAAGAAGGGGAACAAACTATCTTAGTTTACGACCTGGGCGGTGGAACCTTTGACGTTTCCATTTTGGAAATTGGTGATGGCGTATTTGAAGTTAAAGCCACTGCCGGTAACAACCGCCTCGGTGGGGATGATTTTGACCAGCGAATTATCGATTGGCTGGTGGAAAACTTTAAAAAAGAACACGGCATTGATTTAAGAAACGATAAAATGGCCATGCAGCGGCTAAAAGAAGCGGCGGAGAAAGCCAAAATTGAATTATCGGGGGTACTGGAAACCCAGATTAATCTTCCGTTTATCGCCGCTAACCAAAACGGACCGTTGCATATTGATGTTACCTTAACCCGGGCCAAATTTAACGAATTAACCGCTGACCTGGTGGAAGCTACCATGGGTCCCACCCGGCAGGCTTTAGCCGATGCCGGCCTTAAGCCCGAAGATATCGATAAAATCCTGTTGGTGGGAGGATCCACCCGGATACCGGCGGTTCAAGAAGCAATCCGCAAGTTCTTTAACAAAGAGCCCCATAAAGGGATTAACCCCGATGAATGCGTAGCCATTGGGGCGGCAATTCAAGCGGCAGTACTGGCGGGAGAAGTTAAAGACGTAGTTCTATTGGACGTAACGCCCCTTTCCCTGGGGATTGAAACCCTGGGTGGAGTGTTTACCAAGTTAATTGAAAGAAACACCACGATACCAACTTCGAAGAGCCAGATTTTTACTACTGCCGCCGACAACCAGACTTCGGTGGAAATTCACGTCCTGCAGGGCGAACGGCCGATGGCTGCCGATAACGTCTCTTTGGGTAGATTTACCTTAACCGGTATTCCACCGGCTCCCCGCGGAGTACCGCAAATTGAAGTCCGCTTTGATATCGACGTAAACGGTATTGTCCACGTTTCCGCCAAAGATCTGGGTACCGGTCGGGAGCAAAGTATTACCATAACCAATACCAGCAATCTGTCGGAAGCGGAGATTAAGCGGATGGTGGAAGAAGCGGAACGGTACGCGGAAGAAGACCGGAAACGGAAAGAAGAGGTCGAAACCCGCAATCAAGCGGATAGCTTGATTTATCAGGCAGAAAAAACCTTAAAAGACTTTAAGGATAAAGCTAATCCTGATTTAGTGGCAAGAGTTGAGAAAGCCATTGCCGAGTTGCGGGAGGCAATGAACAGTAAAGATGTACAGCTAATGAGAGCGAAAATGGAAGAGTTAACCAAGCCGCTTTATGAGTTAACTTCCAGCATTTATCAGCAGTCCGCAAATCAAAATCAAACTCAAACTGGAACTAATACCCAAGGCAACGTGTATGATGCCGATTACAAGGTAAATGACGATAAATAA
- the rpsU gene encoding 30S ribosomal protein S21, whose translation MAEVRVGKNESLDSALRRFKRSCQKAGLMAEMRKREHYEKPSVRRKKKAQARNKKKRYA comes from the coding sequence GTGGCAGAAGTTAGAGTTGGCAAAAATGAAAGTTTAGATAGCGCTTTAAGACGTTTTAAAAGATCTTGCCAAAAAGCCGGTTTAATGGCTGAGATGCGCAAAAGAGAACATTACGAAAAACCCAGCGTGAGAAGGAAGAAAAAAGCTCAAGCCAGGAATAAGAAAAAGCGTTATGCTTAA
- the yqfC gene encoding sporulation protein YqfC: protein MPKKWTISPGEIFADLPRVVFLGNEMVIVEGHKGIQSYSPEIIKIIRFNEKITIEGKNLEIFLITSEELQITGQVERVHFERG, encoded by the coding sequence ATGCCTAAAAAATGGACAATATCCCCGGGAGAAATTTTTGCCGATTTACCCAGGGTGGTTTTTCTGGGTAATGAGATGGTAATTGTGGAAGGACATAAAGGAATCCAATCTTATTCCCCGGAGATAATAAAAATTATCAGGTTTAATGAAAAAATAACCATCGAAGGTAAGAATTTAGAAATTTTTTTAATAACCTCCGAAGAACTGCAAATTACCGGGCAAGTTGAACGGGTACACTTCGAGAGGGGGTAA
- a CDS encoding histidine triad nucleotide-binding protein: MSDCLFCKIARKEISSAIVYEDELVVAFRDINPVAPVHILIVPKVHVENIADLGEEHRELAGHLLLKAREIAEKEGISESGYRLVSNCRKDGGQEIYHLHFHLIGGRPLGKFA, translated from the coding sequence ATGAGTGACTGTCTCTTCTGCAAGATTGCCCGGAAAGAAATTTCCTCGGCTATTGTTTATGAAGATGAGTTAGTGGTGGCTTTTCGTGACATCAATCCGGTAGCACCGGTGCATATATTGATTGTTCCTAAGGTACATGTGGAAAATATAGCGGACTTAGGAGAAGAACACCGGGAGCTTGCTGGACATTTGCTACTAAAAGCCAGGGAAATTGCTGAAAAAGAAGGGATTAGTGAATCTGGGTATCGTCTGGTCAGCAACTGCAGAAAAGACGGCGGTCAAGAGATTTACCACCTCCATTTCCACTTAATTGGCGGTAGACCGTTAGGTAAATTTGCCTAA
- the yqfD gene encoding sporulation protein YqfD encodes MLKWLFGEIHFKFQGSEVERFLNLAFSRQVDLREVKYTRDGLTFKTSLKNFRQVKTIGKKVGGKTKVIAKEGAWFWWKKVLKRPGIIAGLFLLLGIIYSLTGFIWFIEIDGFSGRQREILDILKARKVKPFVRKKAVDEKMLKREILAQMPEISWVGIEKKGVRLIITGKMRQEYRQKYKKADIVAKRDGIIKEILVFRGSLRVKPGQKVTAGEVLISGVDERGKTIVAEGTVKAVTWYKKKVQVPLREERLVPTGQESSLVKLFFGKKEITLKKPPKSFALAIMVEKRYKLSLGRKFAVPIELYKVTYKEVKRKVRKLTLEEGAQKAYNLALEELKKEVDMKQITYMDKSVRSLGDAVEVVVKAQALEDIGQILGIQED; translated from the coding sequence TTGCTGAAATGGTTGTTTGGTGAAATTCATTTTAAATTTCAGGGCAGTGAGGTTGAACGTTTTTTAAATTTGGCCTTTAGCCGGCAGGTTGATTTAAGGGAAGTAAAATATACCAGAGATGGCCTGACCTTTAAAACCAGTTTAAAAAATTTTCGTCAGGTGAAAACCATAGGGAAAAAGGTGGGAGGAAAAACAAAAGTTATTGCTAAAGAGGGAGCTTGGTTTTGGTGGAAGAAAGTTCTAAAAAGGCCAGGGATTATTGCCGGGCTTTTTTTACTTTTAGGGATAATTTATTCTCTTACCGGTTTTATCTGGTTTATTGAAATTGATGGTTTTTCCGGTAGACAAAGAGAAATTTTAGATATTTTAAAAGCCCGGAAGGTTAAACCGTTTGTCAGGAAAAAAGCAGTTGATGAAAAAATGCTAAAAAGGGAAATCTTGGCCCAAATGCCCGAGATCTCCTGGGTGGGGATTGAAAAAAAGGGAGTTAGGCTTATCATTACTGGTAAAATGCGGCAGGAGTACCGGCAGAAATACAAAAAGGCGGACATTGTGGCCAAAAGGGATGGAATTATTAAAGAGATACTGGTGTTTCGGGGGAGCTTAAGGGTTAAACCGGGGCAGAAAGTTACCGCGGGGGAGGTACTTATTTCCGGGGTTGATGAACGGGGAAAGACCATTGTGGCTGAAGGAACGGTAAAGGCGGTTACCTGGTATAAAAAAAAGGTGCAGGTACCCTTAAGAGAAGAACGCTTAGTTCCCACCGGACAAGAGAGTAGTTTAGTTAAGCTTTTTTTCGGGAAAAAAGAAATAACGTTAAAAAAGCCCCCAAAAAGCTTTGCGCTGGCTATCATGGTGGAAAAGCGTTATAAACTTTCATTAGGTAGGAAATTCGCCGTTCCTATCGAACTTTATAAAGTGACTTACAAAGAAGTTAAAAGAAAGGTTAGAAAGCTAACCCTTGAGGAAGGAGCGCAAAAGGCGTATAATTTAGCATTAGAAGAACTTAAAAAAGAAGTAGATATGAAGCAGATAACCTATATGGACAAAAGTGTTCGGAGTTTGGGGGATGCAGTGGAAGTAGTGGTGAAAGCTCAGGCGTTAGAAGATATCGGTCAAATCTTAGGGATACAGGAGGATTAG
- a CDS encoding 16S rRNA (uracil(1498)-N(3))-methyltransferase — MPYFFLPPGQTQGDYAYLTGDDAKHVAKVLRIKPGEKLTLQDDQEFRYLCQVIAVRKDLVQLKILEKKKVVTRPPVNVTLVQGVPKGDKMDFIVQKATELGVYRIIPVETIRTVVVFDERKKKDRCERWQKIAYEAAKQAGVSRVPEIFPVIDLKALPEFISDALILVPYEGEEQTSLKQLLNKEAVKNVTVIIGPEGGFDPGEIEYLKSFGAVTVSLGPRILRTETAALAVLSMVLYQWGDLGGELR; from the coding sequence ATGCCGTACTTTTTTCTACCCCCTGGGCAGACCCAGGGGGATTATGCTTATCTTACCGGTGACGATGCTAAACATGTAGCCAAGGTTTTAAGAATAAAGCCCGGGGAAAAACTAACATTACAGGACGACCAGGAGTTTCGCTACTTATGCCAGGTAATAGCGGTAAGAAAAGATTTAGTTCAATTAAAGATTTTGGAGAAAAAAAAGGTTGTAACCAGACCTCCGGTCAATGTAACTTTGGTGCAGGGGGTACCGAAGGGCGATAAAATGGATTTTATCGTGCAGAAGGCTACGGAACTGGGGGTTTACCGGATAATTCCGGTGGAAACCATCAGGACGGTAGTGGTTTTTGATGAACGCAAGAAAAAGGATCGATGCGAACGCTGGCAGAAAATTGCTTATGAAGCGGCTAAGCAGGCGGGAGTCAGCCGGGTTCCGGAAATTTTTCCGGTAATAGATTTAAAGGCCCTGCCGGAATTTATTTCCGATGCTTTAATCTTGGTACCCTACGAAGGCGAGGAGCAAACTTCTTTAAAGCAACTTTTAAATAAAGAGGCGGTAAAAAACGTTACGGTAATAATAGGCCCCGAAGGGGGGTTTGACCCCGGAGAGATTGAGTATTTAAAAAGTTTTGGGGCGGTCACTGTTAGCTTGGGGCCAAGAATTTTACGTACGGAAACGGCAGCTCTGGCCGTTCTTTCCATGGTTTTATATCAGTGGGGTGACCTTGGAGGAGAATTAAGGTGA
- the dnaJ gene encoding molecular chaperone DnaJ: MKRDYYEILGVARNATPEEIKKAYRKLARKYHPDVNKDDPNAAEKFKEINEAYEVLSDPEKRARYDQFGHAGVDGNFAGQGGFGGGAGINFEDIFSGFGGFGDLFDMVFGSGRKARQGPVPGDDIEAVLELTLEEAVFGGEKELRVTRTETCGHCHGNGAEPGTPIITCPTCQGRGQIHQEVKTLFGRMVRSQVCSTCRGEGKIPKTPCRECGGSGLVRKTRSITVKIPPGIDHGHRLRIAGGGEAGRFGGPPGDLYVYIKIKPHKLFKREDIHLKLEKEISFVQAALGAKVEIPTIDGGTEILEIPEGTQTGTVFTIKGKGVPVVNGSGRGNLYVTVKVVTPTKLTERQKQLLREFEEISKQKEETFKEKFNKFKNKFAL; this comes from the coding sequence TTGAAGCGGGATTATTACGAAATTTTAGGGGTGGCAAGAAATGCCACCCCTGAAGAAATAAAGAAAGCTTATCGAAAACTTGCGCGCAAATATCACCCGGACGTGAATAAAGACGACCCAAACGCTGCCGAAAAATTTAAGGAAATTAACGAAGCTTATGAAGTTTTATCCGATCCGGAAAAAAGGGCCCGCTATGACCAATTTGGCCATGCGGGAGTTGACGGGAATTTTGCCGGCCAAGGAGGTTTTGGTGGCGGGGCCGGCATTAATTTTGAAGATATTTTTAGCGGTTTTGGCGGTTTTGGCGACTTATTTGACATGGTTTTTGGGAGCGGCAGAAAAGCCCGGCAGGGTCCGGTACCCGGTGACGATATAGAGGCCGTTTTAGAGCTAACTTTAGAAGAAGCGGTCTTTGGGGGAGAAAAAGAATTAAGAGTTACCAGAACCGAGACCTGCGGTCACTGCCACGGTAACGGGGCCGAACCGGGAACACCAATCATCACCTGTCCCACCTGTCAGGGACGGGGGCAGATCCACCAGGAAGTTAAGACCCTCTTTGGTCGCATGGTAAGAAGTCAGGTCTGCTCTACCTGCCGGGGTGAAGGGAAGATACCGAAAACCCCTTGTCGGGAATGCGGTGGGAGTGGCTTGGTGCGGAAGACCCGGTCGATAACGGTAAAAATTCCTCCCGGCATTGACCATGGCCATAGGCTTAGAATTGCCGGAGGGGGTGAAGCGGGTCGCTTTGGTGGGCCTCCAGGAGACCTTTATGTTTATATTAAAATTAAACCGCACAAGCTGTTTAAGCGGGAAGATATCCATTTAAAATTAGAGAAGGAAATTTCCTTTGTTCAGGCGGCATTGGGAGCAAAAGTAGAAATACCAACCATCGATGGGGGTACGGAAATTTTAGAAATTCCCGAAGGAACCCAGACGGGTACCGTATTTACCATTAAAGGAAAAGGTGTACCGGTGGTAAATGGCTCCGGACGGGGAAATCTTTACGTAACGGTCAAAGTAGTTACCCCCACCAAACTTACGGAACGGCAAAAGCAGCTTTTACGGGAGTTTGAGGAGATATCCAAGCAAAAAGAGGAAACCTTTAAAGAAAAATTTAATAAGTTTAAAAACAAATTTGCGTTATAA
- the mtaB gene encoding tRNA (N(6)-L-threonylcarbamoyladenosine(37)-C(2))-methylthiotransferase MtaB: MKKVAFYTLGCKVNQYETEALKGAFLEKGYEIVDFSDYADIYVINTCTVTHLSDRKSRQMIRKAVQKNPRAVVAAVGCYAQVAPEEILKIPEVNLVLGTVHKNRLVELVEKVLRERTKINAVASFEELLEFEEMPLKLAPGKARAFVKIQEGCNSYCAYCIIPYARGPLRSRPLEDVVAEVKKLCQSGFSEIVLTGIHTGAYGQEKQDLPKLADLVAELFKIPELKRLRLSSIEPQDFTVELLDVLANSPKFCRHLHLPLQSGDDDILKAMRRKYTSYEYLRLIETIRERIPDIALTSDVIVGFPGETEEQFLNTYNLVKKVGFMDIHVFKYSPRAGTPAAKMPGQIPEREKERRSLLLLNLKEELFKNYASKFLGKILEVIPEEQDTEGFWEGHSDNYLRVKFSGNNIKRGEIYPVKITEMKEGYVSGELVNS; encoded by the coding sequence GTGAAAAAAGTAGCTTTTTATACGTTAGGTTGTAAAGTAAATCAGTACGAAACCGAAGCGCTAAAAGGAGCTTTTTTAGAGAAAGGGTATGAAATAGTTGACTTTAGCGATTATGCTGATATTTACGTTATAAACACCTGTACTGTTACCCATTTAAGTGACCGTAAATCCCGGCAGATGATCAGAAAAGCGGTGCAAAAAAATCCCCGGGCGGTGGTGGCGGCGGTGGGCTGTTATGCTCAGGTTGCTCCCGAGGAAATTTTAAAAATTCCCGAGGTAAATCTTGTTTTGGGGACCGTTCATAAAAACCGCCTGGTGGAGTTAGTGGAAAAAGTACTAAGGGAACGGACAAAAATAAATGCGGTGGCCAGTTTTGAAGAGCTCTTGGAATTTGAAGAAATGCCTTTAAAGCTCGCACCGGGTAAGGCCCGGGCTTTTGTTAAGATTCAGGAAGGGTGTAATAGCTATTGCGCCTACTGTATTATTCCCTATGCCCGGGGACCCCTTAGAAGCCGTCCCTTAGAGGATGTGGTAGCGGAAGTAAAAAAACTCTGTCAGAGCGGCTTTTCAGAAATTGTGCTTACGGGAATCCATACGGGAGCTTACGGCCAGGAAAAACAGGACTTGCCCAAACTTGCCGATTTGGTGGCCGAGTTATTTAAAATTCCCGAACTAAAAAGGCTTCGTTTGAGCTCCATTGAACCGCAGGATTTTACCGTGGAACTACTGGATGTTCTGGCAAATAGTCCTAAATTCTGCCGTCATCTCCACCTACCCCTGCAAAGTGGTGATGACGATATTTTAAAGGCGATGCGCAGGAAATATACTTCTTATGAGTACTTAAGGTTAATTGAAACTATCCGGGAACGGATTCCTGATATTGCTTTAACTTCTGATGTTATCGTTGGTTTTCCGGGAGAAACCGAGGAGCAGTTCTTAAACACTTACAATTTAGTAAAAAAGGTTGGTTTTATGGATATTCACGTTTTTAAATACTCACCCCGGGCGGGTACGCCGGCGGCGAAAATGCCCGGTCAGATACCGGAACGGGAAAAGGAGCGGCGAAGCCTTTTACTTTTAAATTTAAAAGAGGAACTTTTTAAAAATTATGCTTCTAAATTTCTCGGTAAAATTTTAGAGGTTATTCCCGAGGAACAGGATACGGAAGGCTTTTGGGAAGGACATAGCGATAATTATTTAAGAGTCAAGTTTTCGGGCAATAATATAAAGCGGGGAGAAATTTATCCGGTTAAAATTACCGAGATGAAAGAGGGCTATGTTAGCGGAGAATTGGTAAATAGCTAA
- the prmA gene encoding 50S ribosomal protein L11 methyltransferase, producing the protein MKYLEIAVEVESCFTETVADIFWEFNTGGVSIEDPLLLWQYINAQIWDAYEFPDSVLKAERATVRAYFPLTENINTLLSQINERLKSLGIPFNLYFQEVDEESWANSWKKYFKPVEVGEFLIKPTWEKLPSGKEDKKIIEIDPGMAFGTGTHVTTALVLEALPKYVSPGKVVVDVGTGSGILAIASALLGAEKIYALDIDPVAVKVARENISINRLEDKITVIENDLLHGFNQTVDVIIANIIAAVIKELALDAYEKLATGGIFIGSGIIVEREKEVMDKLLEVGFKIIERKNSGGWCLLVARKE; encoded by the coding sequence GTGAAATATCTTGAAATTGCGGTGGAAGTGGAAAGCTGTTTCACTGAAACGGTAGCTGATATTTTTTGGGAATTTAATACCGGGGGGGTAAGTATTGAAGACCCCCTTTTGCTTTGGCAGTATATAAACGCTCAGATCTGGGATGCTTATGAATTTCCCGACAGTGTCTTAAAAGCGGAAAGGGCAACGGTACGGGCTTATTTTCCCTTAACGGAAAATATTAACACTCTGTTAAGCCAGATCAATGAAAGGCTTAAATCTCTGGGTATTCCTTTCAACCTTTATTTTCAGGAAGTTGACGAGGAAAGCTGGGCAAATAGCTGGAAAAAATATTTTAAACCCGTTGAAGTAGGGGAGTTTTTAATAAAACCTACCTGGGAAAAGCTACCTTCGGGCAAAGAAGATAAAAAGATAATAGAAATTGACCCGGGGATGGCTTTCGGAACAGGAACCCACGTTACCACCGCATTGGTTTTAGAGGCCTTACCGAAATACGTTAGCCCGGGCAAAGTAGTGGTGGATGTTGGTACCGGTTCAGGAATATTGGCGATAGCTTCCGCTTTGCTGGGAGCCGAGAAGATTTATGCCTTGGATATAGATCCGGTAGCAGTAAAAGTTGCCCGGGAAAATATTTCTATAAACCGCCTGGAAGATAAGATTACGGTGATAGAAAATGACCTTTTACATGGTTTTAACCAGACCGTTGACGTTATCATCGCTAATATTATTGCGGCAGTAATTAAAGAGTTAGCTTTGGATGCCTACGAAAAATTAGCCACCGGTGGAATTTTTATTGGTTCGGGAATTATTGTAGAAAGAGAAAAGGAAGTTATGGATAAACTTTTGGAAGTTGGTTTTAAAATTATTGAAAGAAAAAACAGTGGTGGTTGGTGCCTTCTGGTTGCCAGAAAGGAGTAG
- a CDS encoding PhoH family protein — translation MAKKEQRMVVADKEFFRALFGKYDENLKLIEELLPVTINLREGEILIAGEEDAVNKAVGLVEDLYNYYLAGNPITTREIRYAFSAEKRGVLGLLGDETVYITPRGKKIKPKSLRQKMYLEAIKKYDIVFAIGPAGTGKTYLAVVMAVLALKQKEVARIILTRPAVEAGEKLGFLPGDLQEKVNPYLRPLYDSLYDILGLETTQKYLEKQIIEVAPLAYMRGRTLDDAFIILDEAQNTTPEQMKMFLTRLGFGSKAVITGDTTQVDLPRGQESGLVEAEQILKPIKGINFSYFTREDVVRHPLVQEIIEQYEKARQIKDREGTGHS, via the coding sequence TTGGCTAAAAAAGAACAACGGATGGTAGTAGCAGATAAAGAGTTTTTTCGGGCTTTGTTTGGCAAGTACGATGAAAACTTAAAGCTTATTGAAGAGCTTTTGCCCGTTACCATTAATTTAAGAGAAGGAGAAATTTTAATAGCCGGGGAAGAAGACGCGGTAAATAAAGCAGTGGGGTTAGTCGAAGATCTTTATAATTATTATCTTGCCGGAAATCCCATCACCACCCGGGAAATTCGTTATGCTTTTTCCGCAGAAAAAAGAGGTGTTTTGGGGCTTTTAGGGGATGAAACGGTTTATATAACTCCTCGGGGTAAAAAAATTAAACCCAAAAGCTTAAGACAGAAAATGTATTTAGAAGCCATTAAAAAGTATGATATAGTCTTTGCCATTGGACCGGCAGGTACGGGGAAAACTTACCTGGCGGTGGTAATGGCAGTCTTGGCTTTAAAGCAAAAAGAAGTTGCCCGGATAATTTTAACCAGACCGGCGGTTGAGGCGGGGGAAAAGTTGGGGTTTTTGCCGGGGGATTTACAGGAAAAAGTTAATCCTTATTTACGGCCACTTTACGATAGTTTGTACGATATTTTGGGGTTGGAGACTACCCAGAAATACCTCGAAAAACAAATAATTGAAGTGGCGCCTTTAGCGTATATGCGGGGGCGCACCCTGGATGATGCATTTATTATCTTAGATGAAGCCCAAAATACGACACCGGAGCAAATGAAAATGTTTTTAACTCGTTTGGGCTTTGGCTCAAAAGCGGTAATAACCGGGGACACCACCCAGGTAGATTTACCCCGCGGACAGGAATCCGGTCTGGTGGAGGCGGAACAGATCTTAAAGCCAATTAAGGGTATAAACTTTTCTTATTTTACCCGGGAAGACGTAGTAAGGCATCCCTTAGTCCAGGAAATTATTGAGCAGTACGAAAAAGCCCGGCAGATCAAGGACAGGGAGGGAACGGGTCATTCTTAA
- a CDS encoding GatB/YqeY domain-containing protein, which produces MLNRIEQDLKESLKQREAGKIRLNVLRMVKAAIKNAEIEKGRSLTDDEIIGVIQKEIKARKEVLPSYEKAGRTEEVAKIQEEIKILESYLPAQLSETELEEIIKVTMGEVGASKPSDMGKLMPAVLAKVKGRADGKVVAELAKKLLAN; this is translated from the coding sequence ATGTTGAACCGCATTGAACAGGATTTAAAAGAGAGTTTAAAACAAAGGGAAGCGGGCAAGATACGGCTTAATGTTTTAAGAATGGTAAAAGCGGCAATTAAAAATGCTGAAATTGAAAAAGGAAGAAGCCTTACCGATGATGAGATTATTGGAGTCATCCAAAAGGAAATTAAGGCCCGCAAAGAAGTCCTACCCAGTTATGAAAAAGCCGGACGGACCGAAGAAGTTGCTAAAATTCAGGAAGAAATAAAAATTCTTGAAAGCTACCTTCCAGCCCAGTTAAGCGAAACGGAGTTAGAGGAAATAATTAAAGTGACGATGGGAGAAGTCGGGGCTTCTAAACCTTCGGATATGGGGAAATTAATGCCGGCGGTACTTGCCAAGGTAAAGGGACGGGCTGACGGTAAGGTAGTTGCGGAGTTAGCGAAAAAGCTTTTGGCCAACTAA